From Achromobacter spanius, a single genomic window includes:
- a CDS encoding sulfite exporter TauE/SafE family protein, with translation MNLLDPALLAAVVAVFILAGVVKGVVGLGLPTISMALLALVMAPAQAAALLIVPSLITNLWQALPWVTMRAVLRRIAGMQAGVCVGTVAGALWLGPPSGEWAGICLGLALVAYAAWGLFGTPPTVLPRHEPWVGIAVGTVTGVITAATGVFVIPAVPYLQALKLDKDALIQAMGISFTVSTVALAAGLWLNGGYTAGAASASLLMLLPALAGMALGQRLRNRLSPRTFKLCFMISLALLGAYQAGRGLLGS, from the coding sequence ATGAATCTTCTCGATCCCGCTTTGCTCGCGGCTGTTGTCGCCGTCTTCATCCTGGCCGGCGTGGTCAAGGGCGTGGTCGGGCTGGGCCTGCCCACCATTTCCATGGCATTGCTGGCGCTGGTGATGGCGCCGGCGCAAGCCGCGGCGCTGCTGATCGTGCCGTCGCTCATCACCAACCTGTGGCAGGCGCTGCCGTGGGTCACGATGCGCGCGGTCCTGCGCCGGATCGCCGGCATGCAGGCCGGCGTCTGCGTCGGCACGGTGGCGGGCGCGCTGTGGCTGGGTCCGCCCTCGGGCGAATGGGCCGGCATCTGCCTGGGACTGGCGTTGGTGGCCTACGCCGCCTGGGGGCTGTTTGGCACGCCGCCCACCGTGCTGCCCCGGCACGAGCCATGGGTCGGCATCGCGGTCGGCACGGTCACCGGCGTGATCACGGCCGCCACCGGCGTCTTCGTCATCCCGGCCGTGCCTTATCTGCAAGCCCTGAAACTGGACAAGGACGCGCTCATCCAGGCCATGGGGATTTCCTTCACGGTGTCGACCGTGGCGCTGGCCGCGGGACTCTGGCTGAATGGCGGCTACACGGCAGGCGCCGCCAGCGCGTCGCTCCTGATGCTGCTGCCGGCGCTGGCCGGGATGGCGCTGGGACAGCGGCTGCGCAATCGGCTGTCGCCGCGCACGTTCAAGCTGTGCTTCATGATCAGCCTGGCGCTGCTGGGCGCCTACCAGGCCGGGCGCGGGCTGTTGGGGAGCTAG
- a CDS encoding class I SAM-dependent methyltransferase produces the protein MEKIDLTREKATLLITLYAKARESRLPDSVLQDHHAADAVARIDYDFSRLRMRRDEMIGLAMRAHTLDGWAREFIAAHGEATVLHLGCGLDTRVQRVDPPPGIAWYEVDYPEVIELRRKLYPARPGCTLMGTPVTDLDWLARIPAGKPTLVVAEGLFLYLPEDALLTLLRAVTARFPSGEVVFDAYNRLGLSWVAHNRMIQSTGAVTRWSLRRPQDLEAQVPALRLRTVRGGYETDDAAQRARYSLPAQAALWLMRRVEPLGSMTRLLRYHY, from the coding sequence ATGGAAAAAATCGACCTCACCCGAGAAAAGGCCACGCTTCTCATCACGCTGTACGCCAAGGCGCGAGAAAGCCGGCTGCCTGATTCCGTGCTGCAGGACCATCACGCCGCCGATGCCGTCGCCCGCATCGACTACGATTTTTCCCGCCTGCGCATGCGCCGCGACGAAATGATCGGTCTGGCGATGCGCGCCCACACGCTGGATGGCTGGGCCCGCGAATTCATCGCCGCGCACGGCGAGGCCACCGTGCTGCATCTGGGCTGCGGGCTGGATACGCGCGTGCAGCGGGTGGATCCGCCACCGGGCATCGCCTGGTACGAGGTCGACTATCCCGAAGTCATTGAATTGCGGCGCAAGTTGTATCCCGCGCGTCCGGGCTGCACGCTGATGGGCACGCCGGTCACGGACCTGGACTGGCTGGCGCGAATCCCGGCGGGCAAGCCGACGCTGGTCGTGGCCGAAGGGCTTTTTCTTTATCTGCCCGAAGACGCGCTGCTGACCTTGCTGCGCGCGGTCACGGCGCGGTTTCCGTCCGGCGAGGTCGTTTTCGACGCCTACAACCGCCTGGGCTTGAGCTGGGTGGCGCACAACCGCATGATCCAATCGACGGGCGCCGTCACGCGCTGGAGCCTGAGGCGCCCGCAGGATCTGGAGGCGCAGGTGCCCGCCTTGCGGTTGCGCACGGTGCGCGGCGGGTACGAAACGGACGACGCCGCGCAGCGGGCACGATATTCGCTGCCGGCGCAGGCGGCGCTATGGCTGATGCGCCGGGTCGAGCCCTTGGGTAGTATGACCAGGCTGCTGCGCTATCACTATTAG
- a CDS encoding SlyX family protein, translating into MENTQDIERRLMDLEVKASFSDDLLEQLNQIIVRQQQQIDRLMREVADLRQQAPEGAAPFRSLRDELPPHY; encoded by the coding sequence ATGGAAAATACGCAAGACATCGAACGCCGGCTGATGGACCTGGAGGTCAAGGCCAGCTTCTCGGATGATCTTCTGGAGCAGTTGAACCAGATCATCGTCCGCCAACAACAGCAGATCGACCGGCTCATGCGCGAGGTCGCCGACCTGCGCCAGCAGGCGCCCGAGGGGGCAGCCCCCTTTCGCAGCCTGCGCGACGAACTGCCGCCGCACTACTGA
- a CDS encoding DUF4148 domain-containing protein, which produces MKTLATALMFSLAALSAGAYASPNIEPNNVPFQGVYGTPYEGPTRAQVQAELAAAKAAAKAAGINTNAEPNNTPFQGVYGTPHTGKTRADVKAELAAAKAAGQVSNVEPNDMPFAGVYHGN; this is translated from the coding sequence ATGAAGACCCTTGCTACCGCTTTGATGTTCTCGCTAGCTGCACTGAGCGCCGGCGCCTACGCCTCGCCCAACATCGAACCCAACAACGTGCCCTTCCAGGGCGTCTACGGCACCCCGTACGAAGGCCCCACCCGCGCTCAGGTGCAGGCCGAACTGGCTGCCGCGAAGGCCGCCGCCAAGGCTGCCGGCATCAACACCAACGCCGAACCGAACAACACGCCGTTCCAAGGTGTGTATGGCACGCCGCACACCGGCAAAACCCGCGCCGACGTGAAGGCCGAACTGGCCGCCGCAAAGGCTGCCGGCCAGGTGTCAAACGTGGAACCGAATGACATGCCGTTCGCCGGCGTGTATCACGGCAACTGA
- a CDS encoding DMT family transporter → MAISKQRLGYLYLATAMVLVGSTVTASKIIGADLPPFTATALRFAIALPCFALLMAVSGARLPRLNWRDWLLLMVQAIAGSVGYTTLLIAGLQRTSAVDGGIILGTLPLVTAAIAVLLLGERPGKPAVAAIALAAFGVWLMSGEVAEPDAQGSLAGNALIVGAVACEGLFILLNKRLRTPVAPLALSTVMAAFGLVFSAAASLMEAPWTLTFTPDAVAAVAYYALVPTVGGFLLWYAGAARVPGSEAALFTALAPLSAVMLAAGLLGESLSATQIAGMGCVLGAVVLLGGTRRSGPAAPTPG, encoded by the coding sequence ATGGCCATCAGCAAACAGCGGCTCGGTTATCTGTATCTGGCGACGGCCATGGTGCTGGTCGGCAGCACCGTGACCGCCAGCAAGATCATAGGCGCGGACCTGCCGCCCTTCACCGCGACCGCGCTGCGCTTTGCCATCGCGCTGCCCTGCTTCGCGCTGCTGATGGCGGTATCGGGCGCGCGGCTGCCCAGGCTGAATTGGCGCGACTGGCTGCTGCTGATGGTGCAGGCCATTGCCGGCAGCGTCGGGTACACGACCCTGCTCATCGCGGGGCTGCAACGCACCTCGGCGGTGGACGGCGGGATCATTCTTGGGACGCTTCCGCTGGTCACCGCCGCCATCGCCGTGCTGCTGCTGGGCGAGCGGCCGGGCAAGCCGGCCGTGGCCGCGATTGCGCTGGCGGCGTTTGGCGTGTGGCTGATGTCGGGCGAGGTGGCCGAACCGGATGCGCAAGGCTCGCTGGCAGGCAACGCGCTGATCGTGGGCGCCGTCGCGTGCGAAGGGCTCTTCATCCTGCTGAACAAGCGCCTGCGCACGCCGGTCGCGCCGCTTGCCCTGTCGACGGTGATGGCAGCGTTTGGCCTGGTGTTCTCGGCAGCGGCCAGCCTGATGGAGGCGCCGTGGACGCTGACCTTCACGCCGGACGCGGTCGCGGCGGTTGCGTATTACGCGCTGGTGCCCACAGTGGGCGGCTTTCTGCTCTGGTATGCGGGCGCGGCGCGCGTGCCCGGGTCGGAAGCGGCGCTGTTCACGGCGCTGGCGCCGTTATCGGCGGTGATGCTGGCGGCCGGTCTGCTGGGCGAATCGCTATCGGCCACGCAGATTGCCGGCATGGGCTGCGTGCTTGGCGCGGTCGTGTTGCTGGGCGGGACCCGGCGCAGCGGGCCGGCCGCACCTACCCCCGGCTGA
- a CDS encoding AraC family ligand binding domain-containing protein yields the protein MPAGQFHMQRSAIPGVQAVSARSGHAFARHTHEQFGIGVMRAGAQISHSGRGQVEAGPGYVITVNPGEVHDGAPIGDGERAWQMLYLDPGVVAACTADIAGDGPPTLGDAGVLFRTLRYAFEHPARNQPDLAGRVLALYTQVTAGASRLACDALLLRVLAHAGGPRGAPMAPPDREGIPASLRHSISLIDDDPAAALSLADLAGASGLSRYQVLRAFSRATGLTPHAYQMQRRLLLARRLIRQGVALAGAAASAGFADQSHMTRLFVRAYGVSPHRYALAAGA from the coding sequence ATGCCCGCTGGCCAGTTCCACATGCAACGCAGCGCCATCCCCGGCGTGCAGGCCGTATCGGCCCGCAGCGGGCATGCGTTCGCGCGGCACACGCACGAGCAGTTCGGCATCGGGGTGATGCGCGCGGGCGCACAGATATCGCATAGCGGGCGCGGCCAGGTCGAGGCCGGACCGGGCTACGTCATCACGGTCAATCCGGGCGAAGTCCATGACGGCGCGCCGATCGGGGACGGTGAACGCGCCTGGCAGATGCTGTATCTGGATCCCGGCGTGGTCGCCGCCTGCACCGCAGACATCGCGGGCGACGGCCCGCCGACGCTTGGCGACGCGGGCGTGCTGTTCCGCACGTTGCGCTATGCGTTCGAGCACCCTGCCCGCAACCAGCCGGATCTGGCGGGCCGCGTCCTCGCGCTTTACACGCAGGTCACCGCCGGCGCGTCGAGGCTGGCCTGCGATGCACTCCTGTTGCGCGTGCTGGCGCACGCGGGCGGCCCGCGCGGCGCGCCCATGGCCCCGCCCGATCGTGAAGGCATCCCGGCGTCCCTGCGCCATTCGATTTCCCTGATCGACGACGACCCGGCCGCCGCGTTGTCGCTGGCCGATCTGGCCGGCGCCAGCGGCCTCTCCCGCTACCAGGTGCTGCGCGCCTTCTCGCGCGCCACGGGGCTGACCCCGCATGCCTACCAGATGCAGCGCCGCCTGCTGCTGGCGCGCCGCCTGATCCGCCAGGGCGTGGCGCTGGCCGGCGCCGCCGCATCAGCCGGGTTTGCCGATCAAAGCCACATGACGCGGCTCTTTGTCCGCGCCTACGGCGTGTCGCCGCACCGGTACGCGTTGGCTGCCGGCGCCTGA
- a CDS encoding LysR family transcriptional regulator yields MRFDLTDLRLFLNVHETGSITAGAGRSHMTLASASERIRGMEDALGVPLLVREPRGVQITPAGRTLVHHARLVLGQIDRMRGELDHYGAGLKGHVRVLCNTTALSEYLPPVLGAFLKDHPHISVDLEERLSHEIADALRTGACDIGVLADSADLHGLRTRIFRHDPLTLIVPRGHPLAAQPQVLLEDVAGFEFVGLVQGSALQEHISHHARRSGKALSYRVRLRSFDAVCRMVGQGVGVAIVPRAAAVRYGRAAGVSRVALADPWASRDLVLCVRDDLPAYAADLVAYALRDAPAGDAIQAPVDPVPDAPARVTARTAGAPAGGRGRTTSPTRRRPG; encoded by the coding sequence ATGCGCTTTGACCTGACCGACCTACGCCTTTTTCTGAACGTGCACGAAACCGGCTCCATCACGGCGGGCGCGGGGCGGTCGCACATGACGCTGGCGTCGGCCAGCGAGCGCATCCGTGGCATGGAAGACGCCCTGGGCGTGCCGCTGCTGGTGCGCGAGCCGCGCGGCGTGCAGATCACGCCCGCCGGACGCACACTGGTTCACCACGCGCGGCTGGTGCTGGGCCAGATCGACCGCATGCGCGGCGAGCTGGATCACTACGGGGCCGGACTCAAGGGGCATGTGCGCGTGCTGTGCAACACCACCGCGCTCAGCGAATACCTGCCGCCCGTGCTGGGCGCCTTTCTCAAGGACCATCCGCATATTTCCGTCGACCTCGAAGAGCGCCTCAGCCACGAGATCGCCGACGCGCTGCGGACCGGCGCGTGCGACATCGGCGTGCTGGCGGACTCCGCCGACCTGCACGGCCTGCGCACGCGCATCTTTCGCCACGACCCGCTGACGCTGATCGTGCCGCGCGGCCATCCGCTCGCCGCGCAGCCACAGGTGCTGCTGGAGGATGTGGCCGGGTTTGAATTCGTGGGACTGGTGCAAGGCAGCGCGCTGCAGGAGCACATTTCGCATCACGCGCGCCGCAGCGGCAAGGCGCTGTCCTATCGCGTGCGGCTACGCAGCTTCGATGCCGTGTGCCGCATGGTCGGGCAGGGCGTCGGCGTGGCCATCGTGCCGCGCGCGGCGGCCGTGCGCTACGGCCGCGCGGCGGGGGTAAGCCGCGTGGCGCTGGCGGATCCGTGGGCGTCACGCGATCTGGTGCTGTGCGTGCGCGACGATCTTCCCGCGTATGCGGCGGATCTGGTGGCCTATGCGTTGCGCGACGCGCCGGCAGGCGATGCAATCCAAGCGCCCGTGGACCCGGTCCCCGACGCGCCTGCGCGCGTCACCGCGCGAACAGCCGGCGCCCCGGCAGGTGGCCGCGGTCGAACCACGAGCCCGACGCGACGGCGGCCAGGATGA
- a CDS encoding NADP-dependent malic enzyme translates to MNNPSDRQAALDYHEFPTPGKISVVASKPLVNQRDLALAYSPGVAAACEEIVADPSNVYRYTARGNLVGVISNGTAVLGLGNIGALASKPVMEGKAVLFKKFAGLDVFDIEINETDPDKLVEIIAGLEATFGGINLEDIKAPECFTVERKLRERMKIPVFHDDQHGTAITVSAAFINGLKVVGKDIKKVKVVTSGAGAAALACLDLMVDLGLPLENIWVTDIEGVVYEGRTTLMDPDKARFAQKTDARKLADVIGGADVFLGLSAGGVLKPEMVAAMGSRPLILALANPTPEILPEVAHGVRDDVVMATGRSDYPNQVNNVLCFPYIFRGALDVGATTITREMEMAAVHAIADLAEEEQNEVVAAAYGTYDISFGPEYLIPKPFDPRLIVRIAPAVAKAAMEGGVATRPLADLEAYEEQLQQFVYHSGAFMKPLFSAAKRIVRSGGKARIVFTEGEDERVLRAVQVIVDEGLARPILVGRPAVLLSRIEKFGLRLRLGEDVEVTNPEYDERFHQYWTTYWELMSRRGITKEMARVEMRRRLTLIGAMMVHLGDADGMVCGTVGGYHDHLRFVDEVIGRRPGHNVYAAMNILLLDERTVVLVDTHVNDEPTAEQIAEFTIMAAQEMARMNLAPKVALLSRSNFGSGSSASGEKMRRALELVREAAPDLEIDGEMHGDCALDEGLRMRILPSSTLKGEANLLVCPNVDSGNIAYNLLKTAAGGNVAVGPFLLGANAPVHILTNSSTVRRIINMTAMTVLDANRIEGA, encoded by the coding sequence ATGAACAATCCCTCCGACCGCCAGGCAGCCCTGGACTATCACGAGTTCCCCACCCCGGGAAAGATCTCCGTCGTGGCGTCCAAGCCGCTCGTCAACCAGCGCGACCTGGCGCTGGCGTATTCGCCCGGCGTGGCGGCGGCCTGCGAAGAAATCGTGGCTGACCCGTCCAACGTGTACCGCTACACCGCCCGCGGCAACCTGGTGGGCGTGATCTCCAACGGCACCGCGGTGCTGGGCCTGGGCAACATCGGCGCGCTGGCCTCCAAGCCGGTCATGGAAGGCAAGGCGGTGCTGTTCAAGAAGTTCGCCGGCCTGGATGTCTTTGACATCGAAATCAACGAAACCGACCCGGACAAGCTGGTCGAGATCATCGCCGGCCTGGAAGCCACCTTCGGCGGCATCAACCTTGAAGACATCAAGGCCCCGGAATGCTTCACCGTCGAGCGCAAGCTGCGCGAACGCATGAAGATCCCGGTCTTTCACGATGACCAGCACGGCACCGCCATTACCGTGTCGGCCGCCTTCATCAACGGCCTGAAGGTCGTGGGCAAGGACATCAAAAAGGTCAAGGTTGTTACCTCCGGCGCGGGCGCCGCGGCGCTGGCGTGCCTGGACCTGATGGTGGACCTGGGCTTGCCGCTGGAAAACATCTGGGTCACCGACATCGAGGGCGTGGTCTATGAAGGCCGCACCACGCTGATGGATCCGGACAAGGCGCGCTTTGCGCAAAAGACGGACGCCCGCAAGCTGGCCGACGTGATCGGCGGCGCGGACGTGTTCCTGGGCCTGTCGGCCGGCGGCGTGCTCAAACCGGAAATGGTTGCGGCGATGGGCTCACGTCCGCTGATCCTGGCGCTGGCCAACCCCACGCCCGAGATCCTGCCGGAAGTCGCCCACGGCGTGCGCGACGACGTGGTGATGGCCACGGGCCGTTCGGATTACCCGAACCAGGTCAACAACGTGCTGTGCTTCCCGTACATCTTCCGCGGCGCGCTGGACGTGGGCGCCACGACCATCACGCGCGAAATGGAAATGGCTGCCGTGCATGCCATCGCCGATCTGGCCGAGGAAGAACAGAACGAAGTCGTGGCCGCTGCCTACGGCACCTACGACATCTCGTTCGGCCCCGAATACCTTATCCCGAAGCCGTTCGATCCGCGCCTCATCGTGCGCATCGCGCCGGCCGTGGCCAAGGCTGCGATGGAAGGTGGCGTCGCGACGCGTCCGCTGGCTGACCTGGAAGCCTACGAAGAACAGCTGCAGCAGTTTGTGTACCACTCGGGCGCGTTCATGAAGCCGTTGTTTTCGGCGGCCAAGCGCATCGTGCGTTCGGGCGGCAAGGCGCGGATCGTCTTTACCGAAGGCGAAGACGAACGCGTGCTGCGTGCGGTGCAGGTCATTGTCGACGAAGGCCTGGCCCGTCCGATCCTGGTGGGCCGTCCCGCGGTGCTGCTGTCGCGCATCGAAAAATTCGGTCTGCGCCTGCGTCTGGGCGAAGACGTCGAAGTCACCAACCCCGAATACGACGAGCGTTTCCACCAATACTGGACGACGTATTGGGAGCTGATGAGCCGCCGCGGCATCACCAAGGAAATGGCGCGCGTGGAAATGCGCCGCCGCCTGACGCTGATCGGCGCAATGATGGTGCACCTGGGCGATGCCGACGGCATGGTCTGCGGCACGGTCGGCGGTTATCACGACCACCTGCGTTTCGTGGACGAGGTCATCGGCCGCCGTCCGGGCCACAACGTCTACGCCGCGATGAACATCCTGCTGCTCGACGAGCGCACGGTGGTGCTGGTGGACACGCACGTGAATGACGAGCCCACGGCTGAGCAGATCGCAGAATTCACCATCATGGCCGCGCAGGAAATGGCGCGCATGAACCTGGCGCCCAAGGTCGCGCTGCTGTCGCGTTCGAACTTCGGCTCGGGCAGCTCGGCCTCGGGCGAGAAGATGCGCCGCGCGCTGGAACTGGTCCGCGAAGCGGCCCCGGACCTGGAAATCGACGGCGAAATGCACGGCGACTGCGCGCTGGACGAAGGCCTGCGCATGCGCATCCTGCCGTCGTCCACGCTCAAGGGCGAAGCCAACCTGCTGGTGTGCCCGAACGTGGACTCCGGCAACATCGCCTACAACCTGCTCAAGACGGCAGCGGGCGGCAACGTCGCGGTGGGCCCGTTCCTGCTGGGCGCCAATGCCCCCGTGCACATCCTGACCAACAGCTCCACCGTGCGCCGCATCATCAACATGACGGCCATGACGGTGCTCGACGCCAACCGCATCGAAGGCGCCTGA
- a CDS encoding MarR family winged helix-turn-helix transcriptional regulator gives MSDAPLFGSAVPPDPLVCNGAALRKATRRVSQLYDTVLAPCGLKVSQHSILVHIARAGSPSMTDLARAMVLDRSALAHNLKPLQRDGYVHMMRDPLDGRSRRVELTETGRAKLAESRRLWKDAQTRFEAAYGVERAAALRHALADIFSDEFALAFSRG, from the coding sequence ATGTCCGACGCCCCGCTCTTCGGCTCCGCCGTTCCCCCGGATCCGCTCGTCTGTAACGGCGCTGCGCTGCGCAAGGCGACGCGCCGCGTGTCCCAGCTCTACGACACCGTACTCGCGCCCTGCGGCCTGAAGGTGTCGCAGCATTCGATCCTGGTGCACATTGCGCGCGCGGGGTCGCCCTCGATGACCGACCTGGCCCGCGCGATGGTGCTGGACCGGTCCGCGCTGGCCCACAACCTCAAGCCTTTGCAGCGCGACGGGTATGTGCACATGATGCGCGACCCGCTGGACGGGCGCAGCCGCCGGGTCGAACTGACCGAGACCGGCCGCGCCAAGCTGGCGGAATCACGCCGCTTGTGGAAGGACGCGCAGACGCGTTTCGAGGCCGCGTACGGCGTCGAGCGTGCCGCGGCATTGCGCCACGCGCTGGCCGATATCTTTTCGGATGAATTTGCGCTGGCCTTCAGCCGGGGGTAG
- a CDS encoding LysR substrate-binding domain-containing protein, producing the protein MTAFDPDAVFRKLTSRLKMRHLMLLLQIEQHGSLTRVAEHMATSQPAVTNALAELESMFGVPLFDRSVRGMTPTPMGAVVLARARGLVHDLGHLVQEMETVAAGHAAHLHIGVIPFVSGQMLSAAIGRTLPQGRQLTATIHEGQGPALLRQLRDHTLDVVVGWATPSVDLSNIGFEVLYHQQPRLIASRRLAARLGRSRLEWNRLADLDWILGTPGSPIREQVADIFLRAGLAPPPPSVQSDSSKLIGEMIVASDRAVTILPADIADELVRIAGAAIVPYSFDWTLPPISLFTRSDGLRRDVEALFAAALREVYLKGTRPM; encoded by the coding sequence ATGACAGCCTTTGATCCGGACGCCGTTTTCCGGAAATTGACCTCGCGCCTGAAGATGCGCCACCTGATGCTGCTGCTGCAGATCGAGCAGCACGGGTCGCTGACCCGGGTGGCCGAGCACATGGCGACCAGCCAGCCCGCCGTGACCAATGCGCTGGCCGAACTGGAGAGCATGTTCGGCGTGCCCCTGTTCGACCGGTCGGTGCGGGGCATGACGCCGACGCCGATGGGCGCCGTGGTGCTGGCACGCGCCCGCGGGCTGGTCCACGACCTGGGCCATCTGGTGCAGGAAATGGAAACGGTCGCGGCCGGGCACGCCGCCCACCTGCACATCGGCGTCATTCCCTTCGTGTCCGGCCAGATGCTGTCGGCGGCCATCGGCCGCACCTTGCCGCAGGGCCGGCAACTGACGGCGACCATTCACGAGGGCCAAGGGCCGGCGCTGCTGCGCCAACTGCGCGACCACACGCTGGACGTGGTCGTCGGATGGGCCACGCCTTCGGTCGACCTGAGCAACATCGGCTTCGAGGTCCTGTACCACCAGCAGCCGCGTCTGATCGCCAGCCGCCGGCTGGCCGCCCGGCTGGGGCGGTCGCGCCTGGAATGGAACCGGCTGGCCGATCTGGACTGGATCCTGGGCACGCCGGGCAGTCCGATCCGCGAGCAGGTGGCCGACATTTTCTTGCGGGCTGGACTGGCGCCCCCGCCGCCGTCCGTGCAAAGCGACTCGTCCAAACTGATCGGCGAGATGATCGTGGCCAGCGACCGCGCAGTCACGATCCTGCCGGCCGACATCGCCGATGAGCTGGTCCGCATTGCGGGCGCGGCCATCGTGCCGTACTCGTTTGACTGGACGCTTCCGCCGATCTCGCTGTTCACGCGGTCCGATGGATTGCGGCGCGACGTCGAGGCGCTGTTTGCGGCGGCGTTGCGCGAGGTCTATCTGAAGGGCACGCGGCCGATGTGA
- a CDS encoding MATE family efflux transporter, whose translation MPATASPRPANARLHAMLHGPIAPTLARLAWPNILMMLAQSSTGLIETWFLARLGTPVLAGVALVVPVLMLMQNMSQGAMGGGISAAVARALGGGRQQEADQLVLHAVVLNALLGLAFCVLLLAFGPALYRALGAEGEALDAALAYSNVIFGGIILMWLMNAFASAIRGTGNMLVPGAVICGGALLLIPLSPCLIFGWGPFPALGVAGGGWALVIYYAVGTLILGAYCASGRNAARLVASRLHATLMRNILSVGALATINPLMTNALVALTAALVGAYAGEAAVAGYGVAVRLEYLLMPIAFGLGAPMVAMVGSNIGAGQPERALRIALTGGAMAFVLAEAIGLTAAFFPEAWLRLFGAQDHMLEAGAGYLRIVGPVYGFFALGFSLYFASQGAGRLKWPLTAGFLRLLIGIGVGGIALHVTGSLTVFFVISAVAMCVYGLIILAAVASGSWFDRGHLPGRRLFAR comes from the coding sequence ATGCCAGCGACCGCTTCGCCACGTCCCGCCAATGCGCGCTTGCACGCGATGCTGCATGGCCCCATCGCGCCCACCCTGGCACGGCTGGCGTGGCCCAACATCCTGATGATGCTGGCGCAGTCGTCCACCGGCCTGATCGAAACCTGGTTTCTGGCGCGGCTGGGCACGCCGGTGCTGGCCGGCGTGGCGCTCGTCGTGCCGGTGCTGATGCTGATGCAGAACATGTCGCAGGGTGCGATGGGCGGCGGGATTTCCGCGGCAGTGGCGCGCGCCCTGGGCGGCGGCCGGCAACAAGAGGCCGACCAGCTCGTGCTGCACGCGGTCGTGCTGAACGCCTTGCTGGGTCTGGCCTTTTGCGTGCTGCTGCTGGCCTTCGGTCCGGCGCTGTACCGCGCGCTGGGGGCCGAGGGCGAAGCGCTCGATGCCGCGCTGGCGTATTCCAATGTGATCTTCGGCGGCATCATCCTGATGTGGTTGATGAACGCCTTTGCCAGCGCCATTCGCGGCACCGGCAACATGCTGGTGCCGGGCGCGGTCATCTGCGGCGGCGCGCTGCTGCTGATTCCCTTGTCGCCGTGCCTGATCTTCGGATGGGGCCCGTTCCCCGCGCTGGGCGTGGCGGGCGGCGGCTGGGCGCTGGTGATCTACTACGCCGTCGGCACGCTGATCCTGGGCGCCTATTGCGCCAGCGGACGCAACGCGGCGCGGCTGGTCGCCAGCCGGCTGCATGCCACATTGATGCGCAACATCCTCAGCGTGGGCGCGCTGGCCACCATCAACCCGCTCATGACCAACGCGCTGGTGGCGTTGACTGCCGCGCTGGTTGGCGCCTACGCGGGCGAGGCGGCGGTGGCGGGCTATGGGGTGGCGGTGCGGCTGGAATACCTGCTGATGCCGATCGCGTTCGGGCTGGGCGCGCCCATGGTGGCGATGGTGGGTTCCAACATCGGGGCCGGCCAGCCCGAGCGCGCCCTGCGCATCGCCTTGACGGGCGGGGCGATGGCTTTCGTGCTGGCCGAAGCGATCGGGCTGACGGCGGCGTTTTTCCCCGAAGCGTGGCTGCGCCTGTTCGGCGCGCAGGACCACATGCTGGAGGCGGGCGCCGGCTATCTGCGCATCGTGGGTCCGGTGTACGGCTTCTTTGCGCTGGGCTTTTCGCTGTACTTCGCGTCGCAGGGCGCGGGCAGGCTGAAGTGGCCGCTGACGGCGGGATTCCTGCGGCTCTTGATCGGCATCGGCGTGGGCGGCATCGCGCTGCACGTCACCGGTTCGCTGACGGTGTTCTTCGTGATCTCGGCCGTTGCGATGTGCGTCTACGGCCTGATCATCCTGGCCGCCGTCGCGTCGGGCTCGTGGTTCGACCGCGGCCACCTGCCGGGGCGCCGGCTGTTCGCGCGGTGA